Proteins encoded within one genomic window of Lysinibacillus sphaericus:
- a CDS encoding RicAFT regulatory complex protein RicA family protein, whose amino-acid sequence MTQVLYTKEDLIKKSHEIAHMIANTPEVEFFKKAEAQINENQLVRERIASLKSLQKQAVNFQHLGKEKALKMIEDKIAKIEEEINAIPVVQQFKESQGDVNDLLQLVSNTIANNVTNEIVRSTGGDVLRGETGSYVQNTQPGSCS is encoded by the coding sequence ATGACTCAAGTATTGTATACAAAAGAAGATTTAATTAAGAAATCCCATGAAATTGCGCATATGATTGCCAATACACCAGAAGTTGAGTTTTTCAAAAAAGCGGAAGCACAAATTAATGAAAACCAACTTGTTCGTGAACGTATTGCAAGTTTAAAAAGCTTACAAAAGCAAGCAGTAAACTTTCAACACCTAGGTAAAGAAAAAGCGTTAAAAATGATTGAAGACAAAATTGCAAAAATTGAAGAAGAAATTAATGCTATTCCTGTTGTGCAGCAATTTAAAGAATCACAAGGCGATGTCAACGACTTATTACAATTAGTATCAAATACAATTGCTAACAATGTGACAAACGAAATTGTACGTTCTACAGGTGGCGATGTGTTACGTGGTGAAACGGGTTCGTATGTACAAAATACACAGCCAGGTAGTTGCTCATAA
- a CDS encoding ABC transporter ATP-binding protein, whose product MSYIVIEGLHKKYDQTTVLSNINMTIEKGQLITLLGPSGCGKSTILRIIAGLTNATAGEIQLEGQNMNGVQPKERQVGMVFQSYALFPNMTVKENIAFGLRMQKVNNTELEQRVQEMLHIVHLTEKANAYPKELSGGQQQRVALARALIVRPKVLLLDEPLSALDAQIRKKLQTDLRAIQRKLGMTMILVTHDQDEAMAVSDKIFVMSNGQIAQYGTPTEIYTNPQSEFIANFIGHYNVIPRQVLETMIGEKLPGDNNKFAIRPEALHLEMMEGDLCLRGVATQSLMSGNIIRTTLEGDCMFTMEQLHQRGHTLELGKNYNCYVAKEDVIALS is encoded by the coding sequence ATGAGCTATATTGTGATTGAAGGACTTCATAAAAAATATGACCAAACAACTGTCTTATCCAATATCAATATGACAATTGAAAAAGGTCAATTAATTACGCTTTTAGGGCCGAGTGGCTGTGGGAAAAGTACCATTTTGCGTATTATTGCGGGCTTAACAAATGCTACAGCAGGAGAAATTCAATTGGAAGGACAAAACATGAATGGTGTCCAACCGAAAGAGCGCCAAGTGGGCATGGTTTTTCAATCTTATGCGCTATTTCCCAATATGACTGTTAAAGAAAATATAGCATTTGGTTTGCGGATGCAAAAAGTTAATAATACAGAGCTAGAACAACGTGTACAAGAAATGCTCCATATCGTCCATTTGACAGAAAAAGCGAATGCTTATCCAAAGGAGTTATCCGGCGGGCAACAGCAACGTGTAGCGCTTGCACGTGCGCTTATTGTGCGACCGAAAGTATTGCTTTTAGATGAACCTCTTAGTGCACTTGATGCCCAAATACGAAAAAAATTGCAGACCGATTTACGGGCAATACAACGCAAGCTTGGCATGACGATGATTTTAGTAACACATGATCAAGATGAAGCTATGGCTGTGTCAGACAAAATATTTGTGATGAGTAATGGGCAAATTGCGCAATATGGTACACCGACAGAGATTTATACAAATCCACAAAGTGAATTTATCGCCAATTTCATTGGTCATTATAATGTTATTCCTAGACAAGTGTTAGAGACAATGATTGGAGAAAAATTACCTGGGGATAATAACAAGTTTGCCATACGACCAGAAGCTCTTCATTTAGAGATGATGGAAGGTGACCTTTGCCTTCGCGGTGTAGCGACACAGTCACTCATGAGTGGCAATATTATCCGTACAACGCTTGAAGGTGACTGTATGTTTACAATGGAGCAGTTACATCAACGTGGGCATACGCTTGAATTGGGTAAAAACTACAACTGTTATGTAGCGAAGGAAGATGTGATTGCACTGTCATGA
- a CDS encoding ABC transporter permease, with the protein MKKRSLANIIFLFLMLYLLLPIVATMLYAFSSKWHKSIFPEGLTFKWLATLFQDTAFMQAFGRSVLLAGGAVIIALIVIVPAIFVIVLYFPKYEKWIQVAVVMVYSFPGIILAVGLIRVYSTIGVPMILVVLGAYVIGILPYIYQGTRNSLRNVDARQLLDAAQLLGATKTQAFTKILLPTVYPGLFAGALLSFSVLFGEFVLINLVVGSRFETVQIYLMKKLSTSGHIASAVVFIYIVLMGLLTFAIAILTKRSKGATNL; encoded by the coding sequence GTGAAAAAAAGAAGTTTAGCTAATATCATTTTCCTCTTTTTAATGTTGTATTTGCTATTACCGATTGTAGCGACAATGCTGTATGCTTTTTCGTCAAAGTGGCATAAAAGTATTTTTCCCGAGGGGCTAACATTCAAGTGGCTGGCTACACTGTTTCAAGATACGGCATTTATGCAAGCATTTGGCCGCTCTGTCCTCCTTGCGGGAGGGGCAGTTATCATCGCACTAATCGTTATTGTCCCTGCAATTTTTGTCATCGTTTTGTATTTTCCAAAGTATGAGAAATGGATTCAAGTTGCCGTTGTAATGGTCTATTCATTTCCAGGGATTATTTTAGCTGTTGGCTTGATTCGGGTGTATTCAACAATAGGTGTACCCATGATCTTGGTCGTATTGGGTGCCTATGTAATCGGTATTTTGCCCTATATTTATCAAGGCACGCGCAATAGCTTGCGTAATGTAGATGCAAGACAGCTATTGGATGCTGCGCAATTATTAGGCGCAACGAAAACACAGGCATTTACGAAAATACTGTTGCCTACCGTTTATCCAGGCTTGTTTGCAGGTGCATTATTATCGTTTTCCGTACTATTTGGAGAATTTGTACTTATTAACTTAGTCGTCGGCTCACGCTTTGAAACGGTACAAATTTATTTAATGAAAAAGCTAAGTACGAGCGGTCATATTGCTAGCGCAGTTGTCTTTATTTATATCGTTCTGATGGGCTTATTAACGTTCGCTATTGCGATATTAACGAAACGTTCGAAAGGTGCGACGAATTTATGA
- a CDS encoding ABC transporter permease: protein MSKRQSFAWLTPFLLLVLLFFLVPLLYMLITSFSNSEGFTLAQYKSVLTNTYILQGFKNSLTLSVISAVIALVVTLFAVYAITHFSQPVREKILILTNLTSNFSGIPLAFAFIVLLGNSGLFTLLFDKWEIGALSSFSLYSWSGLLLIYIYFQLPLALMLLYPIYDGIQQQWKEAAALLGASTLQFWLKVGIPVMLPGIVGTFSVLFANAMGAYASAYALTNSNYNLVAIRIGALIKGDIFAQPELASAIAVLLAVTMVTAMLISEWSIKKTRGKL, encoded by the coding sequence ATTTCTAAGCGGCAATCGTTTGCCTGGCTTACACCTTTCTTATTACTTGTTCTGTTATTTTTCCTTGTGCCTTTACTGTATATGCTGATAACGAGCTTTAGTAATAGCGAAGGATTTACGTTAGCACAATACAAATCTGTCTTAACGAATACGTATATTTTACAAGGTTTTAAAAATAGTTTGACATTATCCGTTATTTCGGCTGTGATTGCGCTCGTCGTTACATTGTTTGCAGTGTATGCCATTACGCACTTTTCACAGCCGGTACGGGAGAAAATTTTAATACTTACCAATTTAACATCAAATTTTTCAGGTATTCCTTTAGCTTTTGCGTTTATTGTATTGCTTGGGAATAGTGGATTATTTACTTTGCTATTTGATAAGTGGGAAATTGGCGCTTTATCGTCATTTTCCCTTTATAGCTGGAGTGGTCTATTACTCATTTATATTTATTTTCAACTGCCATTAGCATTGATGCTATTGTATCCAATTTATGATGGTATTCAGCAGCAATGGAAGGAAGCAGCCGCTCTTTTAGGAGCTTCTACTTTACAGTTTTGGCTGAAGGTAGGGATACCTGTTATGTTACCAGGGATTGTTGGAACCTTTAGTGTGTTGTTTGCCAATGCAATGGGTGCCTATGCATCTGCTTACGCTTTGACAAATAGTAATTACAATTTAGTGGCCATTCGTATTGGAGCACTCATTAAAGGAGATATATTTGCACAACCCGAGTTGGCAAGTGCGATTGCTGTATTGCTAGCGGTAACAATGGTAACTGCCATGCTGATAAGTGAATGGAGCATTAAAAAGACGAGGGGGAAATTATAG
- a CDS encoding DeoR/GlpR family DNA-binding transcription regulator: MTYAKIERFEFILKQLELDGKIIVANIAETLLVAPETVRRDLDELEQQHLLTRVHGGAIKYTNVRTEPAFLRKLQMHKEAKCAIARQAAQRICDGDTIAVDTGTTTVHIADYLMAVDDITVVTNSIAAAAQFNLAIEERRMTGKVILLGGTTNPRQASVAGAMTLEWLSHMNFDKAFLSCGGIQDGIVYDYDLDESLISQKMLQQSKNCILLADASKLNGKSFYQICDLAQCTEIMCDMACPEEWQAYEEQWTVCSGGKS; encoded by the coding sequence ATGACATATGCAAAAATTGAACGTTTTGAATTTATTTTAAAGCAGTTAGAGCTTGATGGCAAAATTATTGTAGCGAATATTGCTGAGACACTGCTCGTAGCACCTGAAACAGTTCGTCGAGATTTGGATGAGCTAGAACAACAGCATTTATTGACCCGAGTGCATGGAGGGGCAATCAAATATACCAACGTTCGAACGGAGCCAGCATTTTTGCGAAAACTGCAAATGCATAAAGAGGCGAAATGTGCTATTGCACGTCAGGCTGCTCAGCGTATCTGTGATGGAGATACGATTGCCGTTGATACAGGGACGACAACAGTCCATATAGCGGATTACTTAATGGCAGTTGATGATATTACGGTTGTCACTAATTCTATTGCCGCCGCCGCACAGTTTAATCTCGCCATTGAAGAAAGACGGATGACAGGGAAAGTTATTTTACTAGGCGGTACAACAAATCCAAGGCAAGCTTCAGTTGCGGGTGCGATGACGTTGGAATGGTTAAGTCATATGAACTTTGATAAGGCATTTTTATCATGCGGGGGCATCCAGGATGGCATTGTCTATGATTATGATTTAGATGAATCCTTGATTTCCCAAAAAATGCTCCAACAAAGTAAGAATTGTATATTACTAGCGGATGCATCAAAGCTTAATGGCAAATCATTTTATCAAATTTGTGATTTGGCACAATGTACGGAAATCATGTGTGATATGGCTTGTCCTGAGGAATGGCAAGCGTACGAAGAACAATGGACAGTATGTAGTGGAGGGAAGAGTTGA
- the miaB gene encoding tRNA (N6-isopentenyl adenosine(37)-C2)-methylthiotransferase MiaB — translation MNEEQRLTSQQVNQPKKEDKPEKDYSKYFEKVFTAPSLKDAKKRGKEEVKYHKDFQIAEQFAGMGEGRTFYIRTYGCQMNEHDTEVMAGIFMQLGYTSTDIIEEADVVLLNTCAIRENAENKVFGELGFLLKYKRKNPEMLIGVCGCMSQEESVVNKILKTYPHVDMVFGTHNIHRLPNILKEAYMSKEMVVEVWSKEGDVIENLPKKRLGSIKAWVNIMYGCDKFCTYCIVPYTRGKERSRRPEEIIAEVRELAAAGYKEIMLLGQNVNAYGKDFEDMDYRLGDLMNELRKIDIPRIRFTTSHPRDFDDHLIEVLAKGGNLVEHIHLPVQSGSNDVLKIMARKYSREHFLSLVDKIKAAIPGVTLTTDIIVGYPNETEEQFEETLSLYREVGFDMAFTYIYSPREGTPAAKMVDNVPEEVKKERLHRLNAVVQEYSRKALEGLMGEVVEVLVEGTSKRRDDVLAGYTRKNRLVNFKAPSELIGQLVKVKIIEATSYSLTGEFVEVVKNEKVEA, via the coding sequence ATGAATGAGGAACAACGCTTAACAAGTCAACAAGTCAATCAACCAAAAAAAGAAGACAAGCCTGAAAAGGATTATAGTAAATATTTTGAGAAGGTCTTTACGGCACCTTCATTAAAAGATGCAAAAAAACGTGGCAAAGAAGAAGTGAAATATCATAAAGACTTCCAAATTGCTGAACAATTCGCTGGCATGGGTGAAGGGCGGACGTTTTATATCCGTACGTACGGCTGTCAGATGAATGAGCATGATACAGAAGTAATGGCTGGTATTTTTATGCAACTTGGCTATACTTCAACTGACATTATCGAAGAAGCAGATGTGGTGTTACTGAATACATGTGCGATTCGTGAAAATGCAGAAAACAAAGTATTTGGAGAGCTTGGTTTCCTGCTAAAATATAAACGTAAAAATCCAGAAATGTTAATTGGCGTCTGTGGTTGTATGTCACAGGAAGAATCCGTAGTCAATAAAATTTTAAAAACGTATCCACACGTCGATATGGTATTTGGTACGCACAATATTCATCGCCTACCAAATATTTTAAAAGAAGCGTATATGTCGAAAGAAATGGTTGTGGAGGTTTGGTCGAAAGAGGGCGACGTTATTGAAAACTTGCCGAAAAAACGTCTAGGTTCCATAAAAGCTTGGGTCAATATTATGTATGGCTGTGACAAGTTTTGTACGTACTGCATTGTACCTTATACACGTGGTAAAGAACGTAGTCGCCGTCCAGAGGAAATCATAGCAGAAGTGCGTGAGCTAGCTGCTGCAGGCTATAAAGAAATCATGCTATTAGGGCAAAATGTCAACGCTTACGGCAAAGATTTTGAGGACATGGATTATCGACTTGGTGATTTAATGAATGAATTGCGAAAAATAGATATTCCACGTATTCGCTTTACAACAAGTCACCCGCGTGATTTTGATGATCATTTAATCGAGGTATTGGCGAAAGGTGGCAATTTAGTTGAACACATTCACTTACCGGTACAATCAGGCTCAAATGACGTATTAAAAATTATGGCGCGCAAATATAGTCGTGAGCATTTCCTTAGCTTAGTAGATAAGATTAAAGCCGCTATCCCAGGTGTTACATTAACAACGGATATTATTGTTGGTTACCCAAACGAAACGGAAGAGCAATTCGAAGAGACGTTATCTTTATATCGTGAAGTAGGCTTTGATATGGCCTTTACGTATATTTACTCTCCTCGTGAAGGAACGCCAGCCGCTAAAATGGTTGATAATGTACCTGAAGAGGTGAAAAAGGAACGTCTACATCGTTTAAATGCTGTCGTACAAGAATATTCTAGAAAAGCGCTAGAAGGCTTGATGGGCGAAGTGGTTGAAGTGTTAGTAGAAGGAACAAGTAAACGTCGTGATGATGTGCTTGCTGGCTATACGCGTAAAAATCGTCTCGTGAATTTTAAAGCACCTTCAGAGTTGATTGGTCAGTTAGTGAAAGTAAAAATAATAGAGGCTACTTCTTATTCATTAACTGGTGAATTTGTGGAAGTAGTAAAAAATGAAAAGGTGGAAGCGTAA
- a CDS encoding alkaline phosphatase family protein, which yields MPNNNKVVLIVVDALRFDTACTHMGFMQHLVERKMASRFEVRSEVPSLSRPLYETILTGTPPIVHGVTSNMTVRLSTQNSLFHLAQSNGLSTAAAAYYWVSELYNRAPFQHMEDRLQFDKQLPIENGLFYFEDHYPDSHLFADAAWLMDQKQPDFLYIHPMNVDDDGHKFTANSAQYRNRVLAVDALLSLFIPKCMAQGYDVIVTADHGMTSDGNHGGTTMEDRHVPMFVISQTVKAGIKDGVVSQLQVAPLCCHLLNIAPSEEMVPLLLEGVQTVK from the coding sequence ATGCCAAATAATAACAAAGTTGTCCTCATTGTTGTTGATGCACTTCGTTTTGATACTGCCTGTACACATATGGGCTTTATGCAACATTTAGTAGAACGCAAGATGGCCTCGCGTTTTGAAGTACGTTCGGAAGTACCATCACTATCGAGACCATTATATGAAACGATTTTAACGGGCACTCCACCAATTGTTCATGGCGTCACGAGTAATATGACGGTGCGCTTATCAACACAAAATAGTTTATTCCATTTAGCACAGTCCAATGGTTTATCGACTGCAGCGGCTGCCTATTATTGGGTAAGTGAACTTTATAATCGTGCACCCTTTCAACATATGGAAGATCGTTTACAATTCGATAAACAGCTACCGATTGAAAATGGCTTGTTTTACTTTGAGGATCATTATCCTGATAGCCATTTGTTTGCAGATGCCGCATGGTTAATGGACCAAAAACAACCAGATTTCTTATATATTCATCCGATGAATGTAGATGATGACGGGCATAAATTTACAGCAAATTCAGCGCAATATCGTAATCGTGTATTAGCTGTGGATGCCCTATTGTCGTTGTTTATACCCAAATGCATGGCGCAAGGATATGATGTCATTGTGACAGCAGATCATGGGATGACAAGTGATGGTAATCATGGTGGGACAACGATGGAGGATCGACATGTACCGATGTTTGTCATCTCTCAAACAGTGAAAGCAGGTATAAAAGACGGTGTAGTATCCCAGCTACAAGTAGCACCTCTTTGCTGTCACCTGCTAAATATAGCGCCTTCAGAGGAAATGGTGCCATTACTATTAGAGGGAGTTCAGACAGTAAAATAA
- a CDS encoding histidinol phosphate phosphatase domain-containing protein, with product MTIDYHVHLEEGPYSFRWLERTSQAIANFHDLKNVDNGSKALMEWQVATLAKRLHNGCYSEEWLDLYLQRAKQLGLREVGIVDHLYRFKETRPYFERYMQLDESTEIGQLQRYWLNSVMTESMDDFVKAIDKAKDKWRQHGVELRLGIEADYFVGGEEELTALLQGHPWDYVIGSVHFIDGWGFDNPQTEHLFKKMDQPTLQMTYTQFYNTVVQMIQSNMFDFVAHLDNFKVFNYHVQDEAFNLLWYEQIAQALVTTQTATEINAGLYYRYPVKEMCPGPLFLQVLVKRGVEFTVSSDAHFPDDLGNYTFANTDWLKTLGVKKLLGFQQRTKKYLEL from the coding sequence ATGACAATTGATTATCATGTACATTTAGAGGAGGGTCCTTATTCTTTTCGTTGGTTGGAGCGAACTTCACAAGCTATAGCCAATTTTCATGACCTAAAAAATGTTGACAATGGCTCGAAAGCTTTAATGGAGTGGCAAGTGGCAACGCTTGCTAAAAGATTGCATAATGGCTGTTATAGTGAAGAATGGCTCGATTTGTATTTACAACGGGCAAAGCAACTTGGTTTACGAGAGGTAGGCATTGTGGATCATTTGTATCGGTTTAAGGAAACGCGCCCCTATTTTGAGCGTTATATGCAATTGGATGAATCAACAGAAATCGGTCAACTCCAACGATACTGGCTAAATAGTGTGATGACAGAAAGTATGGACGATTTCGTAAAGGCAATTGACAAGGCAAAGGACAAATGGCGTCAGCACGGTGTTGAGTTAAGATTAGGGATTGAAGCGGATTATTTTGTAGGCGGTGAAGAAGAATTGACTGCGCTCCTACAAGGGCATCCGTGGGATTATGTAATTGGCTCGGTTCATTTTATAGATGGCTGGGGTTTTGATAATCCACAAACGGAGCATCTATTTAAAAAGATGGACCAGCCAACTTTACAGATGACGTATACACAGTTTTATAACACTGTTGTGCAAATGATTCAGTCTAATATGTTTGATTTTGTAGCTCATTTGGATAATTTTAAAGTCTTTAATTATCATGTGCAGGATGAGGCGTTTAATCTTTTATGGTATGAACAGATTGCACAGGCGCTTGTCACAACACAAACCGCTACAGAAATAAACGCAGGATTATATTATCGCTATCCCGTTAAAGAAATGTGCCCCGGTCCACTATTTTTGCAAGTTCTCGTGAAACGAGGTGTCGAGTTTACCGTATCTTCAGACGCCCACTTCCCAGATGATTTAGGAAACTATACATTTGCCAATACAGATTGGCTAAAAACTTTGGGTGTCAAAAAGCTTTTGGGCTTCCAACAACGCACCAAGAAATATCTCGAGCTTTAA